In the Candidatus Saccharibacteria bacterium oral taxon 488 genome, one interval contains:
- a CDS encoding DNA-binding protein, translated as MPIHYKAVERTNPTKPSEPKKFYATVTGRQPVDLKTIAQSISDTSTTVSHVDVYAVLMALTDEIRHRLLNGENIHLGDLGYFHITLQSKGVDKAEDVNVATIETAKVRFVSGKDLEAGLAAAEFKKAAEPKKEKSTPQP; from the coding sequence ATGCCAATTCATTATAAAGCAGTTGAACGAACTAATCCAACCAAGCCAAGCGAACCAAAAAAGTTCTATGCCACCGTTACCGGGCGCCAGCCGGTCGACCTGAAAACCATTGCCCAAAGTATATCAGACACATCGACCACTGTTAGTCATGTCGATGTCTATGCTGTGCTGATGGCACTTACTGATGAAATCCGGCACCGGCTGCTGAATGGCGAGAATATTCACCTGGGCGACCTTGGCTATTTCCATATTACCCTGCAATCTAAAGGCGTCGATAAAGCAGAAGACGTCAATGTTGCGACCATTGAAACCGCGAAAGTGCGCTTTGTCTCGGGCAAAGACCTAGAAGCCGGTCTGGCTGCTGCCGAATTCAAAAAAGCCGCCGAACCAAAGAAGGAGAAGTCGACGCCGCAGCCGTAA
- a CDS encoding glycosyltransferase, which produces MTMKAATITQPLARSRHLAATESQPPFRAITRPLIDIVVPVLNEEKILQKSITTLDEYMAKHLPYRYQITIADNGSQDKTLEIAENLAEKHQSVRVVSLAERGRGRALKRVWQNSPADILTYMDVDLSTSLDDFLPMIQPLVAGEAGVAIGSRLMKGSRTSRGLKRELISRCYNNIIKWTSGTKFSDAQCGFKAIRRDVAAKFLPKIKDNEWFFDTELLIKTERAGVPIHEQPVTWIEDMDSRVKIVKTAVDDLKGLYRVNKELDKRSWFEKWTLPVLLALTGGLYLFGVLHNGMANSYYAAAVQAASQDWTAWLFGSLDAANYVSIDKPPLATMVMGLCARLFGFSSFSMLLPSVLAGVGSVWLVYEAVKRQFGFMSAAIAGAVLAFTPVAALMFGFNNPDAILTLMLTASGYAFLRSLEGKRPLLWLGLAGLFTGLAFNTKMLQGLMVLPAMVVVYLVFAKPPIVMRFLHVMFAGIITTMSTLWWSALVWLTPAGSRPWVGSTNDNNIWSLIFGYNGFGRLLGGRGGGGGPGGVPPSGGIGGTTTLQTAGNTTQTMADGAGMMPGGMGGGPGGGHGPGGTGFGGQTGIFRIFNNDFGPNIAWLLVLALVGGGLMLWILRKTPRTNRGRAAVIFWMLWLLIHIVIFSMTSGVIHPYYVVVMAPAVAALVGISLPFLWGAYTRRKPYAWLLPVLVGVTAVIAVIILGYAGTMTWLVWIVGLLGLTGMIGLLVNLYAPRRWLQNLAIITALAACTLAPTVYTLATVNVVHTGSIPTAGPSSTAMQGSNNESSQADSQLVQYLVEHQNGATWLVAVASANESAALQLTSGQPVMAVGGFNGSDTPLTLEQFKQLVKDGKVNYYAIGSHGRGGGGPGGGNNEITAWVKQTGTVVNYGGSDVTLYELSRE; this is translated from the coding sequence ATGACTATGAAAGCAGCAACCATAACCCAACCGCTGGCTCGGTCGCGACACCTCGCCGCTACTGAGAGCCAGCCGCCATTTCGGGCGATTACCCGTCCGCTCATTGATATTGTCGTGCCGGTGCTCAATGAAGAAAAGATTCTCCAAAAAAGTATCACGACGCTTGATGAGTATATGGCAAAGCATTTGCCGTATCGTTACCAAATCACCATCGCGGACAACGGTAGTCAGGACAAGACGCTGGAAATTGCCGAGAACTTAGCGGAAAAACATCAGTCGGTGCGGGTGGTCAGCCTGGCGGAGCGCGGTCGCGGGCGAGCGCTCAAACGAGTCTGGCAGAATAGCCCAGCCGACATCTTGACCTATATGGATGTTGATCTATCGACTAGCCTGGATGATTTTCTGCCGATGATTCAACCACTAGTGGCGGGCGAAGCTGGCGTGGCGATTGGTTCGCGGCTGATGAAAGGTTCTAGAACTAGCCGTGGGCTGAAGCGGGAGCTCATCTCGCGTTGCTATAACAACATTATCAAATGGACGTCAGGCACCAAGTTTAGCGACGCGCAATGTGGTTTCAAGGCGATTCGCCGGGATGTCGCCGCAAAATTCTTGCCGAAAATCAAAGACAATGAGTGGTTTTTTGACACTGAATTACTGATCAAAACTGAGCGGGCGGGTGTGCCGATTCACGAGCAGCCGGTAACCTGGATTGAGGATATGGATAGCCGCGTGAAAATTGTGAAAACGGCCGTCGATGATCTGAAAGGGCTGTACCGCGTCAATAAGGAGCTAGACAAGCGATCGTGGTTTGAGAAGTGGACGCTACCGGTGTTGTTGGCGCTGACTGGTGGGTTGTATTTGTTTGGTGTGCTGCATAACGGCATGGCCAATAGTTACTATGCGGCGGCGGTGCAGGCGGCCAGTCAGGATTGGACGGCGTGGTTGTTTGGTAGTTTGGACGCGGCAAATTACGTGTCGATTGATAAGCCACCATTAGCGACGATGGTGATGGGACTATGCGCTCGGTTGTTTGGTTTTTCAAGCTTCTCGATGTTGCTGCCAAGTGTGCTGGCGGGAGTTGGTTCGGTGTGGCTGGTGTACGAGGCAGTAAAACGGCAGTTCGGTTTCATGAGTGCGGCAATTGCTGGGGCGGTACTGGCATTTACACCAGTGGCGGCACTGATGTTTGGCTTTAACAACCCTGATGCTATTTTGACATTGATGTTGACGGCTAGTGGCTATGCGTTTTTACGCTCGCTGGAGGGTAAGCGGCCGCTACTGTGGCTGGGTCTGGCGGGACTATTCACAGGACTGGCGTTTAACACCAAAATGCTCCAAGGGCTGATGGTATTACCAGCGATGGTAGTGGTCTATCTGGTGTTTGCCAAGCCACCGATTGTGATGCGATTTTTACACGTGATGTTTGCCGGCATAATCACCACGATGTCGACGCTGTGGTGGAGTGCGTTGGTCTGGCTGACGCCAGCTGGTAGTCGGCCGTGGGTGGGCAGCACTAACGATAACAATATTTGGAGCTTGATATTTGGCTATAACGGCTTTGGTCGATTGCTCGGTGGGCGTGGTGGAGGTGGTGGCCCGGGTGGTGTGCCACCAAGTGGTGGAATAGGCGGTACGACAACACTTCAAACTGCTGGTAATACCACGCAGACTATGGCAGATGGCGCCGGTATGATGCCGGGTGGTATGGGCGGTGGCCCTGGTGGCGGGCATGGTCCGGGTGGTACGGGCTTTGGTGGGCAAACGGGAATTTTCAGGATCTTTAACAATGATTTTGGGCCAAATATTGCTTGGTTGTTGGTCTTGGCGCTGGTGGGTGGTGGGCTGATGCTATGGATTTTGCGAAAAACGCCACGCACCAATCGTGGACGAGCGGCAGTAATTTTCTGGATGCTGTGGCTACTGATTCACATCGTGATTTTCAGCATGACCAGCGGTGTGATTCACCCGTACTACGTGGTGGTGATGGCGCCGGCGGTGGCGGCACTCGTTGGTATTAGTCTGCCGTTTTTGTGGGGTGCTTATACTAGGCGCAAACCATATGCGTGGCTACTACCAGTACTGGTCGGCGTGACGGCGGTGATTGCAGTAATTATCCTCGGTTACGCCGGCACGATGACGTGGCTGGTGTGGATAGTGGGCCTGTTGGGTCTGACGGGAATGATTGGATTGTTAGTTAATCTTTACGCACCGCGGCGGTGGCTGCAAAACTTGGCAATTATCACTGCCCTAGCTGCCTGCACACTCGCCCCGACGGTGTATACGTTGGCAACAGTCAATGTCGTACACACTGGCAGTATCCCAACGGCCGGGCCGAGTTCGACGGCGATGCAGGGTAGTAATAATGAATCGTCGCAGGCGGACAGCCAGTTGGTGCAGTATCTCGTAGAGCATCAAAACGGCGCAACCTGGCTGGTAGCGGTGGCCAGCGCCAATGAATCAGCGGCGCTTCAGCTGACCAGCGGCCAGCCAGTCATGGCGGTCGGTGGATTCAATGGTAGCGATACGCCACTGACGCTGGAGCAATTCAAGCAATTAGTGAAGGACGGCAAAGTCAACTATTACGCCATCGGCTCACATGGTCGCGGTGGTGGCGGCCCAGGCGGCGGTAATAATGAAATCACGGCGTGGGTCAAACAAACTGGCACCGTCGTTAATTATGGAGGTAGCGATGTAACACTGTACGAATTATCGAGAGAGTAA